Proteins from a genomic interval of Hydrogenophaga sp. PAMC20947:
- a CDS encoding RNA-binding S4 domain-containing protein, giving the protein MKEIEITKVPVELFKILKFEGLASSGGEAKMVIGNGLVKVNGTVETQKGKKIVSGDVIEFNGEAFKISFNG; this is encoded by the coding sequence ATGAAAGAAATTGAGATCACAAAGGTACCCGTCGAACTGTTCAAAATTCTCAAATTTGAAGGTCTGGCCAGCAGTGGAGGGGAAGCCAAAATGGTCATCGGGAATGGATTGGTGAAGGTCAATGGCACCGTCGAAACCCAAAAGGGGAAAAAAATCGTTTCGGGTGATGTGATTGAGTTCAATGGTGAAGCATTCAAG